From Mesorhizobium australicum, a single genomic window includes:
- a CDS encoding ABC transporter ATP-binding protein — protein MSDLVEIRDLHISYETARGIVYALDGVDLTVYPSQILGIVGESGSGKSTLGMAIGRLLPSNSLRTSGDLFVNGKSIFDIGDEQIRLLRQTSLGFVFQNPMSTLDPTMRVGRQIRLVLNGPASDDSIYELLRRVGLPDVKRVARSYPHQLSGGMAQRVVVAMAISRQPSLLIADEPTASLDASVREQILRLLLSVREETGVAIILLSHELGLVAKYCDTIAVMYGGRLIEAGSNVSVFGRPGHPYTKALLEAAPGSERPGDWLEAIPGVPPVLQSSAHGCVFEPRCKFAQETCRTVRPALRPIENRLVACHRAEEVLRAEPSTAATHGRIA, from the coding sequence ATGAGCGACCTTGTCGAGATTCGAGATCTCCATATCAGCTATGAAACGGCGCGGGGTATCGTCTATGCGCTCGACGGCGTAGACCTGACTGTCTATCCATCACAGATACTGGGAATTGTTGGCGAGAGTGGATCGGGGAAAAGTACACTTGGAATGGCTATTGGTCGGCTATTGCCCTCCAATAGCCTCCGAACCTCTGGGGACCTGTTCGTCAACGGTAAGTCCATTTTTGACATCGGAGACGAGCAGATTCGGCTCCTTCGCCAAACCTCACTCGGTTTCGTTTTTCAGAACCCGATGAGCACCTTGGATCCGACAATGCGCGTTGGCAGACAGATACGTCTTGTTTTGAATGGACCCGCTTCGGATGATTCAATTTATGAGTTGCTTCGAAGAGTTGGCCTGCCAGACGTCAAACGAGTAGCAAGAAGCTATCCGCACCAGCTGTCCGGAGGTATGGCACAGCGGGTCGTTGTCGCAATGGCCATCTCGAGGCAACCTTCGTTACTGATTGCCGACGAGCCGACAGCATCGCTCGATGCGTCTGTGCGTGAGCAAATCCTAAGACTGCTCCTTTCAGTTCGCGAAGAGACCGGCGTTGCGATCATTTTACTCAGCCACGAACTTGGCCTCGTTGCTAAATATTGTGACACAATTGCTGTGATGTATGGTGGTCGTCTTATTGAGGCCGGCTCGAACGTGTCAGTATTTGGTCGTCCAGGCCATCCGTACACAAAGGCGCTACTCGAAGCGGCGCCTGGGAGCGAAAGGCCAGGCGATTGGCTCGAGGCAATTCCTGGCGTTCCACCAGTACTCCAGAGTTCTGCACATGGCTGTGTCTTTGAACCACGTTGCAAATTTGCGCAAGAGACGTGCCGGACGGTTCGACCGGCCCTTCGCCCCATCGAGAACCGCTTGGTCGCCTGCCATCGTGCAGAAGAGGTCTTGAGGGCCGAGCCGTCCACCGCAGCCACCCACGGAAGGATCGCTTGA
- a CDS encoding oligopeptide/dipeptide ABC transporter ATP-binding protein, whose amino-acid sequence MNTPVVELDGVDVVFSGGAFWARQRIHAVKGVCLSIEENEILGLVGESGSGKTTLGRLCMGLVKPSGGDVRFEGKSLSDRRGLVRAERSIVLQQPEWALNPRLLVGTSVSEPLDIIGIESRTERKRRVVEMLERVGLDRSFASRFPHELSGGQRQRVAIARALITQPSFIVLDEAVSALDVSVQTHVLNLIKKLQAAQRFSALFISHDMAATRYVSNRIAVMYAGEIVEIAPSVTFYEKPQHPYSRALLLSLRDHERSQFELKVANDLIAKDGCSLSHRCAWADDVCRSMKAAIRPLNNGKVACHRAEEIVQV is encoded by the coding sequence ATGAATACGCCAGTTGTAGAACTGGACGGCGTTGACGTCGTCTTTTCCGGCGGGGCATTTTGGGCACGACAGAGAATTCATGCTGTAAAAGGTGTTTGTTTGTCAATTGAGGAGAACGAGATCCTAGGATTGGTTGGCGAGTCAGGGTCCGGAAAGACGACGCTTGGACGTCTATGTATGGGATTGGTCAAACCATCCGGAGGCGACGTTCGGTTCGAAGGAAAATCATTATCCGATCGCCGAGGTCTGGTGCGAGCAGAGCGATCAATTGTCCTGCAGCAGCCGGAGTGGGCGCTCAATCCGCGTCTGCTTGTCGGAACCTCGGTTTCCGAGCCACTCGATATAATCGGAATAGAATCACGTACGGAGCGAAAAAGGCGGGTTGTCGAAATGCTGGAACGGGTCGGGCTCGACCGGAGCTTTGCCTCTCGATTTCCGCATGAGCTATCGGGAGGTCAACGTCAGCGGGTGGCAATCGCACGTGCCTTGATCACGCAACCGAGCTTTATCGTTCTGGACGAGGCGGTCAGTGCGTTAGATGTGTCCGTGCAGACCCATGTGCTAAACTTAATAAAAAAGTTACAAGCGGCACAGCGTTTCTCTGCGTTATTCATCTCCCATGACATGGCTGCAACTCGGTATGTCTCGAACCGAATTGCAGTGATGTATGCCGGCGAAATAGTTGAAATCGCGCCATCTGTGACCTTCTATGAGAAACCACAGCACCCGTATAGCCGAGCGCTTCTCCTCTCGCTGAGGGATCATGAGCGCTCCCAATTTGAGTTAAAGGTGGCGAATGATCTCATCGCTAAGGACGGCTGCTCGCTGAGCCATCGTTGCGCTTGGGCCGACGATGTCTGTCGTTCGATGAAAGCTGCTATTCGACCGCTAAACAACGGCAAGGTGGCCTGTCACAGAGCGGAAGAAATAGTCCAGGTTTGA
- a CDS encoding IS3 family transposase (programmed frameshift), giving the protein MARKNYTAEQIIGMLREAEVRLSQGEKTGSICRGLGISEQSYYRWRREYGGLKVTQAARLKALEKENARLRKAVSNLTLDALILKEGCRGKVLSPSRRRAGVAHARAVFGVTERRACRVVGQHRSTQRRCLRPRSDEKRLTADIVRLASIYGRYGYRRITALLRQEGWTVNAKRVERIWRREGLKVPHRQPKRGRLWLNDGSCTRLRPTHRGHVWSYDFVADRTHDGKAFRMLTVIDEFSRECLAIHVQRQIKSDDVLAILAQLFTRHGPPEHIRSDNGSEFTATAVREWLGRIGVKTLYIEPGSPWENGYCESFNGKLRDELLNGEIFYTLKEAQIVIENWRRHYNTVRPHSSLGYLPPAPESILPRAATMIYAPPRSANLGDHNRRNSNLSGGPP; this is encoded by the exons ATGGCACGGAAGAACTATACTGCCGAGCAGATCATCGGGATGTTGCGAGAAGCGGAGGTCCGGCTTTCGCAAGGCGAGAAGACCGGTTCGATCTGCCGGGGTCTTGGGATATCGGAACAGAGCTACTATCGCTGGCGTCGAGAGTATGGTGGCCTGAAGGTGACCCAGGCAGCACGACTGAAAGCTCTGGAGAAGGAGAACGCCCGGCTCAGGAAGGCGGTCTCCAACCTGACGCTGGATGCTCTGATCCTGAAGGAGG GTTGTCGAGGGAAAGTACTAAGCCCTTCGCGACGTCGTGCTGGCGTTGCCCATGCGCGTGCGGTGTTCGGTGTTACCGAGCGCCGTGCATGCCGGGTGGTTGGCCAGCACCGTTCGACCCAGCGCCGGTGTTTGCGGCCCCGCTCCGACGAGAAGCGCCTGACGGCGGATATTGTCAGACTGGCCTCGATCTACGGTCGCTATGGATACCGCCGCATCACCGCTCTGCTTCGACAGGAAGGATGGACGGTGAATGCCAAGCGGGTCGAGCGGATCTGGCGTCGCGAAGGGCTGAAAGTGCCGCATAGACAGCCGAAGCGCGGCCGTTTGTGGCTTAACGACGGGTCGTGCACCCGGCTTCGGCCGACCCACCGCGGCCACGTCTGGAGCTACGACTTCGTTGCCGATCGCACTCATGACGGCAAGGCCTTCCGGATGCTGACTGTCATTGATGAGTTCAGCCGCGAGTGCCTGGCCATCCATGTTCAGCGCCAGATCAAAAGCGACGATGTCCTGGCGATACTAGCCCAACTGTTCACCAGGCATGGTCCGCCAGAGCATATCCGGTCCGACAATGGCAGCGAATTTACCGCCACGGCCGTTCGCGAATGGCTTGGCCGCATCGGTGTGAAGACACTCTACATCGAACCCGGCTCGCCCTGGGAAAACGGATACTGCGAGAGCTTCAATGGCAAGCTGCGCGATGAACTGCTCAACGGTGAAATCTTCTACACGCTGAAGGAGGCACAGATCGTGATCGAGAACTGGCGTCGGCACTACAACACTGTCAGGCCGCACAGCTCGCTCGGCTATCTCCCGCCAGCTCCGGAAAGCATCTTGCCCCGCGCCGCTACAATGATCTACGCTCCGCCCCGGTCAGCCAATCTCGGCGACCATAACCGCCGGAACTCTAACTTATCCGGTGGACCTCCCTAA